The Astatotilapia calliptera chromosome 2, fAstCal1.2, whole genome shotgun sequence genome includes a window with the following:
- the xiap gene encoding E3 ubiquitin-protein ligase XIAP, giving the protein MCDLSQDGLWESDNAPDFSSLTRRIDSFRGSNLANKVPAETLAQAGFFYTGESDRVRCFSCNMTVDNWYSGDRPVDKHKQFSPSCTFLTCVHRTSFNQNSNTALISEEVGDVEYRLRTGEVVDEAPYPIVPHMRNEEARLRTFSSWPNRTPVRPRDLAQAGFFYVGQSDKVQCFCCGGRLNGWEPGDSAWSEHSKHYPNCYFILGHDVGNIPIQTGIEEDASNNLRANDPALMQNFEARRATFAGVRHPIDHERLARAGFYSTGRGDAVLCFHCGGGLNNWQPEEDPWVEHAKHYPGCSFLLANKGPEFVNSIQLQRPQHDRAASSHQNPVSEDMEDEDPLEKLQRLQREKQCKICMDRDIAIVFIPCAHLVACENCSQALNKCPICCQDITQKIKTYIA; this is encoded by the exons ATGTGTGATCTCAGTCAAGATGGTCTTTGGGAGTCGGACAATGCGCCCGATTTTTCCTCGTTGACAAGACGCATAGACTCATTCCGTGGCTCCAACCTTGCTAACAAGGTGCCTGCGGAAAcactggcacaggctggtttcTTCTACACTGGCGAGTCTGACCGTGTCCGCTGTTTCAGCTGTAATATGACTGTGGATAATTGGTACAGTGGAGACAGGCCTGTAGACAAGCACAAGCAG TTTTCTCCATCATGCACGTTTCTCACCTGCGTCCACCGTACCAGTTTTAACCAGAATTCCAATACTGCACTAATCAGTGAAGAAGTAGGAGACGTGGAATATCGTTTGAGAACAGGTGAAGTGGTTGATGAGGCCCCCTACCCTATAGTTCCTCACATGAGAAATGAAGAAGCCCGACTTCGGACCTTCTCTTCTTGGCCCAACCGTACTCCGGTGAGACCCAGAGATCTGGCCCAAGCCGGCTTCTTTTACGTGGGGCAGAGTGACAAGGTTCAGTGTTTCTGCTGTGGTGGTCGGCTGAATGGGTGGGAACCAGGAGATTCTGCCTGGAGTGAGCACAGCAAGCATTATCCCAACTGCTACTTTATCCTTGGGCATGATGTTGGGAACATCCCAATCCAGACAGGTATAGAGGAGGATGCCAGCAACAATCTGCGTGCAAATGACCCGGCCTTAATGCAGAATTTTGAGGCAAGGCGTGCTACTTTTGCTGGTGTCCGGCACCCTATTGACCACGAGAGGCTTGCCAGAGCTGGCTTCTACAGCACAG GAAGAGGAGACGCAGTCTTGTGTTTCCATTGCGGTGGAGGCTTGAACAATTGGCAGCCTGAGGAAGACCCTTGGGTGGAGCATGCCAAACACTACCCAGG GTGCAGCTTCCTTTTGGCAAACAAAGGGCCAGAATTTGTCAACAGCATCCAGCTACAAAGACCACAACATGACAGAGCT GCTTCAAGTCATCAAAATCCAGTTTCAGAAGATATGGAag ATGAGGACCCACTGGAGAAACTACAGAGGCTGCAGAGGGAAAAACAGTGCAAAATATGCATGGACAGAGATATTGCCATTGTATTCATTCCATGCGCTCACCTTGTTGCTTGTGAGAATTGTTCACAGGCCCTCAACAAGTGTCCGATCTGCTGTCAAGACATAACACAGAAGATCAAGACCTATATTGCTTGA